A single genomic interval of Tursiops truncatus isolate mTurTru1 chromosome 1, mTurTru1.mat.Y, whole genome shotgun sequence harbors:
- the THBS3 gene encoding thrombospondin-3 isoform X2, translating into MVAVVEKIRTALLTAGDIYLLSTFRLPPKQGGVLFGLYSRQDNTRWLEASVVGKINKVLVRYQREDGKVHAVNLQQAGLADGRTHTALLRLRGPSRPSPALHLYVDCKLGDQHAGLPALAPIPPAEVSGLEIRTGQKAYLRMQGFVESMKMILGGSMARVGALSECPFQGDESIHSAVANALHSILGEQTKALVTQLTLFNQILVELRDDIRDQVKEMSLIRNTIMECQVCGFHEQRSHCSPNPCFRGVDCMEVYEYPGYRCGPCPPGLQGNGTHCTDINECAHADPCFPGSSCVNTMPGFHCEACPRGYKGTRVSGVGIDYARASKQVCNDIDECNDGNNGGCDPNSICTNTVGSFKCGPCRLGFLGNQSQGCFPARTCHSPTHSPCHVHAHCLFERNGAVSCSCNVGWAGNGNVCGPDTDIDGYPDQALPCMDNNKHCKQDNCLLTPNSGQEDADNDGVGDQCDDDADGDGIKNVEDNCRLFPNKDQQNSDTDSFGDACDNCPNVPNNDQKDTDGNGEGDACDNDVDGDGIPNGLDNCPKVPNPLQTDRDEDGVGDACDSCPEMSNPTQTDADSDLVGDVCDTNEDSDGDGHQDTKDNCPQLPNSSQLDSDNDGLGDECDGDDDNDGVPDYMPPGPDNCRLVPNPNQKDSDGNGVGDVCEDDFDNDAVVDPLDVCPESAEVTLTDFRAYQTVVLDPEGDAQIDPNWVVLNQGMEIVQTMNSDPGLAVGYTAFNGVDFEGTFHVNTVTDDDYAGFLFSYQDSGRFYVVMWKQTEQTYWQATPFRAVAQPGLQLKAVTSVSGPGEHLRNALWHTGHTPDQVRLLWTDPRNVGWRDKTSYRWQLLHRPQVGYIRVKLYEGSQLVADSGVIIDTSMRGGRLGVFCFSQENIIWSNLQYRCNDTVPEDFEPFRRQLLQERV; encoded by the exons ATGGTAGCTGTGGTGGAGAAGATACGGACAGCCCTGCTCACTGCTGGGGACATCTATCTCTTGTCCACCTTCCGCCTGCCCCCCAAGCAGGGTGGTGTCCTCTTCGGCCTCTACTCTCGCCAAGACAACACACGATGGCTGGAGGCCTCTGTTGTGGGCAAGATCAACAAAG TGCTGGTGCGGTACCAGCGGGAAGATGGCAAAGTCCATGCAGTGAACCTACAGCAAGCAGGCTTGGCTGACGGGCGCACACACACGGCTCTCCTGCGACTCCGAGGTCCGTccagacccagccctgccctgcatcTCTATGTGGACTGCAAACTGGGTGACCAGCATGCTGGCCTTCCGGCCCTGGCCCCCATTCCTCCAGCGGAAGTCAGTGGGCTGGAGATTAGGACGGGACAGAAGGCTTATTTGAGGATGCAG GGCTTCGTGGAATCTATGAAAATGATTCTGGGCGGGTCCATGGCCCGGGTCGGAGCCCTGAGTGAGTGTCCGTTCCAGGGGGATGAGTCTATCCACAGTGCAG TGGCCAACGCACTGCACTCCATCCTAG GGGAGCAGACCAAGGCGCTGGTCACCCAACTCACCCTCTTCAACCAGATCCTGGTAGAGCTGCGGGATGACATCCGAGACCAG GTGAAAGAAATGTCCCTGATCCGAAACACCATCATGGAGTGTCAGGTGTGCG gctTCCATGAACAGCGTTCCCACTGCAGCCCCAACCCCTGCTTCCGAGGCGTGGACTGCATGGAAGTGTATGAGTACCCCGGCTACCGCTGTGGGCCCTGCCCCCCTGGCCTACAGGGCAACGGCACCCACTGCACAGACATCAATGAG TGTGCTCACGCGGACCCTTGTTTCCCGGGCTCCAGCTGCGTCAACACCATGCCTGGCTTCCACTGTGAAGCCTGTCCCCGAGGCTACAAAGGCACACGGGTGTCTGGTGTGGGCATCGACTACGCCCGGGCTAGCAAACAG GTCTGCAACGATATTGATGAATGCAATGATGGTAACAATGGTGGCTGCGACCCAAACTCCATCTGCACCAATACTGTG GGTTCTTTCAAGTGTGGTCCCTGTCGCTTGGGCTTCTTGGGCAACCAGAGCCAGGGCTGCTTCCCAGCCCGGACCTGCCACAGCCCGACCCACAGCCCCTGCCATGTCCACGCGCACTGTCTCTTTGAACGCAATGGTGCAGTGTCCTGCTCG TGTAAcgtgggctgggctgggaacGGGAATGTGTGTGGACCCGACACAGACATTGATGGCTACCCGGACCAGGCGCTGCCCTGCATGGACAACAACAAACACTGCAAGCAG GACAACTGCCTTCTGACACCCAACTCTGGGCAGGAAGATGCTGATAACGACGGTGTGGGGGACCAGTGTGATGATGATGCTGACGGGGACGGGATCAAGAATGTTGAG GACAACTGCCGGCTGTTTCCCAACAAGGACCAGCAAAACTCAGATACAGATTCATTTGGTGATGCCTGTGACAACTGCCCCAACGTTCCCAACAATGACCAGAAAGACACAGATGGCAATGGGGAAGGGGATGCCTGTGACAACGACGTGGATGGGGATG GCATCCCCAATGGATTGGACAATTGCCCTAAAGTCCCCAACCCCCTACAGACAGACAGGGATGAGGACGGGGTGGGAGATGCTTGCGACAGCTGCCCTGAAATGAGCAATCCCACCCAG ACAGATGCAGACAGCGACCTGGTGGGGGATGTCTGTGACACCAATGAAGACAG TGATGGCGATGGACATCAGGACACTAAGGACAATTGCCCACAGCTGCCCAACAGCTCCCAGCTGGACTCAGACAATGATGGACTTGGAGATGAGTGTGATGGGGACGATGACAATGATGGTGTCCCAGATTACATGCCTCCTGGTCCTGATAACTGTCGCCTGGTACCTAATCCCAATCAGAAGGACTCAGATG GCAATGGCGTTGGTGATGTGTGTGAGGATGATTTTGACAATGATGCAGTGGTTGACCCCCTGGACGTGTGCCCTGAAAGTGCAGAGGTAACCCTCACGGATTTTCGGGCCTATCAGACCGTCGTCCTGGATCCTGAGGGTGATGCTCAGATTGACCCAAACTGGGTCGTGCTCAACCAG GGCATGGAAATCGTTCAGACCATGAACAGTGACCCCGGCCTGGCAGTTG GATATACAGCTTTCAATGGTGTGGACTTTGAAGGCACCTTCCATGTGAACACAGTGACTGATGATGACTACGCAGGCTTTCTCTTCAGCTATCAGGACAGCGGCCGCTTCTACGTGGTCATGTGGAAGCAAACGGAGCAGACCTACTGGCAGGCCACACCTTTCCGGGCTGTTGCCCAGCCCGGGCTACAGCTCAAG GCAGTGACATCAGTGTCTGGCCCAGGCGAGCACCTCAGGAATGCCCTGTGGCATACAGGTCACACCCCTGATCAGGTACGGCTGCTGTGGACTGACCCACGAAATGTAGGCTGGCGTGACAAGACTTCCTACCGCTGGCAGCTGCTGCACCGGCCTCAAGTTGGCTACATTCG GGTGAAGCTTTATGAGGGTTCCCAGCTAGTGGCCGATTCTGGGGTGATCATTGACACATCCATGCGAGGGGGGCGTCTTGGTGTATTCTGCTTCTCCCAAGAAAACATCATTTGGTCCAATCTCCAGTATCGATGCAATG ACACAGTGCCCGAGGACTTTGAGCCATTCCGGAGGCAGCTGCTCCAGGAAAGAGTGTGA